In Herbaspirillum sp. WKF16, one genomic interval encodes:
- a CDS encoding ABC transporter substrate-binding protein — protein MKHASLAASLLLLGASAAQAQISNDKIRIGFVTDMSGPLADNDGPGSLEAIRMAVADAGGNINGKPIEILSADHQNKADNASAKVREWADVQHVDMVIGGANSAAMLAVNRLVESKKFAFLVVSAGATQFTNEECTPYTVQYAYNTTAVSRALTTAAMKQGGKSWYFLTSDYTFGHSLEAEASKIVNEQGGKVLGRVRHPLNSEDFSSFLLQAQGSKADVLALASSGSDTLNAIKGAREFGLTKTMKIAGLLLFMNNIDSIGLKNAQGLLLSEPWYWDQSDASRAFAKRYFAKTKRMPNSLQAASYSATANYLAAVKAIGSDDPARVLKQMRSVGVNDMYAKGEIRPDGQMVHDFYLYEVKKPAESKGQWDYLKLVSTTPGNDAYGSLSDSKCPAAKRP, from the coding sequence ATGAAACATGCAAGCCTCGCGGCGTCATTGCTGCTGCTGGGCGCAAGCGCCGCGCAGGCGCAGATCTCGAACGACAAGATCAGGATAGGCTTCGTGACCGATATGTCGGGGCCGCTCGCGGACAACGACGGGCCCGGCAGCCTGGAGGCCATCCGCATGGCGGTGGCCGACGCCGGCGGCAACATCAATGGCAAACCCATCGAGATCCTGTCGGCCGATCACCAGAACAAGGCCGACAACGCCTCCGCGAAGGTACGGGAATGGGCTGACGTGCAGCACGTCGACATGGTCATCGGCGGCGCCAATTCCGCCGCCATGCTGGCGGTGAACCGGCTGGTCGAGAGCAAGAAATTCGCTTTCCTGGTCGTGTCTGCCGGCGCCACCCAGTTCACCAACGAAGAATGCACGCCCTACACCGTGCAGTACGCCTACAACACGACGGCGGTATCCAGGGCGCTGACCACCGCGGCCATGAAGCAAGGTGGCAAGTCGTGGTACTTCCTGACCAGCGACTACACCTTTGGCCACTCCCTGGAGGCCGAGGCCAGCAAGATCGTCAACGAACAGGGCGGCAAGGTCCTCGGTCGCGTACGGCATCCGCTCAACTCCGAAGACTTCTCGTCATTCCTGCTCCAGGCGCAGGGATCCAAGGCGGACGTGCTGGCCCTGGCTTCGTCCGGCAGCGACACCCTGAACGCCATCAAGGGCGCACGCGAGTTCGGGCTGACCAAGACCATGAAAATAGCCGGCTTGCTGCTGTTCATGAACAACATCGACAGCATCGGATTGAAGAACGCCCAGGGCCTGCTGCTCTCGGAACCCTGGTACTGGGATCAGAGCGACGCATCGCGCGCTTTTGCCAAGCGCTACTTTGCGAAGACCAAGCGCATGCCCAATAGCCTGCAAGCGGCCAGCTACTCCGCCACGGCCAACTATCTGGCCGCGGTGAAGGCGATCGGGAGCGATGATCCGGCCAGGGTCCTCAAGCAGATGCGCTCGGTCGGCGTGAACGACATGTACGCCAAGGGTGAAATCCGCCCGGACGGTCAGATGGTGCACGACTTCTATCTGTACGAGGTCAAGAAGCCGGCCGAATCCAAGGGGCAATGGGACTATCTGAAGCTGGTCTCCACCACTCCGGGCAACGACGCCTATGGATCGCTGTCCGATTCCAAGTGTCCGGCGGCCAAGCGACCATAG
- a CDS encoding transporter substrate-binding domain-containing protein translates to MKFVNFSFKHLLAALIGLLCLVQSVSADTLDEIRQRKKIIVAIDLGSPPFGMTDDKLQPYGSDVSAARMLAKDLGVALEIVQVTGPNRVPFLLTHKADIVIASFSITPERAKVIAFSVPYSASESVVASESKLQIKSLDDLVGKRVGVVRGNLQDTLLTPIVPKGTILVRYDDDSTNTVALLSGQVDAIGTARELVTTTARKNPGRSIETKFAVKVVPHGIGVRKEDTALLGWINNWVVTNMKNGNLAKSYEAAAGAPLADLSQYMPK, encoded by the coding sequence ATGAAATTCGTCAACTTCAGCTTCAAACATCTATTGGCCGCCTTGATCGGGCTGCTTTGCCTGGTGCAATCGGTCAGCGCGGACACCTTGGACGAGATCCGCCAGCGCAAGAAGATCATCGTCGCCATCGACCTCGGTTCGCCGCCCTTCGGCATGACCGACGACAAGCTCCAGCCTTACGGCTCGGACGTCAGCGCCGCCAGGATGCTGGCCAAGGATCTGGGCGTGGCGCTGGAGATCGTGCAGGTCACCGGACCCAACCGCGTGCCCTTCCTGCTGACCCACAAGGCCGACATCGTGATCGCGTCGTTCAGCATCACGCCCGAGCGCGCCAAGGTGATTGCCTTCAGCGTGCCCTATAGCGCTTCCGAGTCGGTGGTGGCGTCGGAAAGCAAGCTGCAGATCAAGAGCCTGGACGACCTGGTCGGCAAGCGCGTAGGTGTGGTGCGCGGCAACCTGCAGGACACGCTGCTGACCCCCATCGTCCCCAAGGGCACGATCCTGGTGCGCTACGACGACGACTCTACCAACACCGTGGCGCTGCTGTCGGGCCAGGTGGACGCCATCGGCACCGCGCGCGAACTGGTGACCACCACCGCGCGCAAGAACCCGGGTCGCTCCATCGAAACCAAGTTCGCCGTCAAGGTGGTGCCGCACGGCATCGGCGTGCGCAAGGAAGACACCGCGCTGCTGGGCTGGATCAACAACTGGGTGGTGACCAACATGAAGAACGGCAACCTGGCCAAGTCGTATGAGGCCGCCGCCGGCGCGCCGCTGGCCGACCTGTCGCAATACATGCCGAAATAA
- the mutL gene encoding DNA mismatch repair endonuclease MutL, whose product MNAPHSPTAAGPAAAAAPTYRPIQALPDQLISQIAAGEVIERPSAVVKELLENALDAGSTQITVRLEQGGVKRIAITDNGRGIPPEQLPLALARHATSKIASLTDLENVGTLGFRGEALASIASVAQLTVTTRTADAPHAWEITGSQHGTVSPASGAQGTTIDVQDLYFNTPARRKFLKSEQTEYGHCAEVVRRIALARPDVSFSLSHNGKTVDHWNVGEFAKRSAHILGDEFANARLSLDESAGPLRLHGFVGLPTASKARADGQYFYVNGRFVRDKLLTHAVRAAYQDVLHGDRYPSYALSMELDPALVDVNVHPSKIEVRFRDSRSVHQFVFHAVSRALAQTSATSFGNAPAPQSAQANPATGAAPIPWMRDQQQASFSSQFAEQPRPFSFGGNAGMGVRQNSEAYGAMFRGDAANPSQLNQSQAPYTSAFAPRAGAPQDMPAGDFPLGFALAQLHGIYVLAQNSAGLVVVDMHAAHERILYEQLKNALDEKEMFVQPMLIPVTFYADAVEVGTAEEHQETLSALGFDIAVMSPTTLAVRAVPALLKNADAQTLARDVLRDVREYGGSRVLLERRNELLGTLACHTAVRANRSLTIPEMNALLRQMEATERSDQCNHGRPTWSQMALSDLDKLFLRGQ is encoded by the coding sequence ATGAACGCACCGCATTCCCCCACCGCTGCCGGGCCCGCTGCGGCCGCCGCCCCCACCTATCGCCCGATCCAGGCCCTGCCCGATCAGCTGATCTCGCAGATCGCCGCCGGCGAGGTGATCGAGCGCCCATCGGCCGTGGTCAAGGAGTTGCTGGAAAACGCGCTGGACGCCGGCTCCACCCAGATCACCGTGCGCCTGGAGCAAGGCGGCGTCAAGCGCATCGCCATCACCGACAACGGCCGCGGCATTCCGCCCGAGCAACTGCCGCTGGCGCTGGCGCGCCACGCCACCTCCAAGATCGCCTCGCTGACCGACCTCGAAAACGTCGGCACGCTGGGTTTCCGCGGCGAGGCGCTGGCCTCGATCGCCTCGGTAGCGCAGCTGACCGTCACCACCCGCACGGCCGACGCCCCGCACGCCTGGGAAATCACCGGCTCGCAGCACGGCACGGTGTCGCCGGCGTCGGGCGCGCAGGGCACCACCATCGACGTGCAGGACCTGTATTTCAACACCCCCGCGCGCCGCAAGTTCCTCAAGTCGGAACAGACCGAATACGGCCACTGCGCCGAGGTCGTGCGCCGCATCGCGCTGGCGCGCCCGGACGTCTCCTTCTCGCTCTCGCACAACGGCAAGACCGTCGATCACTGGAACGTGGGCGAATTCGCCAAGCGCAGCGCGCACATCCTGGGCGATGAATTCGCCAATGCCCGCCTGTCGCTGGACGAGTCGGCCGGCCCCTTGCGCCTGCACGGCTTCGTCGGGCTGCCTACCGCCTCCAAGGCGCGCGCCGACGGCCAGTATTTCTATGTCAACGGCCGCTTCGTGCGCGACAAGCTGCTGACCCACGCCGTGCGCGCCGCCTACCAGGACGTGCTACACGGCGACCGCTACCCGTCGTATGCCCTGTCGATGGAGCTCGACCCGGCGCTGGTCGACGTCAACGTCCACCCGTCCAAGATCGAGGTACGTTTCCGGGACAGCCGCAGCGTGCACCAGTTCGTGTTCCACGCGGTGTCGCGCGCGCTGGCGCAGACCTCCGCCACCTCGTTCGGCAATGCTCCGGCGCCGCAGTCCGCGCAAGCGAACCCGGCCACCGGCGCGGCGCCGATACCGTGGATGCGCGACCAGCAGCAGGCCAGCTTCTCCAGCCAGTTCGCCGAACAGCCGCGCCCGTTCTCCTTCGGCGGCAACGCCGGCATGGGCGTGCGCCAGAACTCGGAAGCCTACGGCGCCATGTTCCGCGGCGACGCCGCCAACCCGTCGCAGCTGAACCAGTCGCAGGCGCCGTACACGTCCGCCTTCGCGCCGCGCGCCGGCGCGCCGCAGGACATGCCGGCCGGCGACTTCCCGCTCGGCTTCGCGCTGGCGCAGTTGCACGGCATCTACGTGCTGGCGCAAAACAGCGCCGGCCTGGTGGTGGTGGACATGCACGCCGCCCACGAGCGCATCCTCTACGAGCAGCTGAAGAACGCGCTCGACGAGAAGGAAATGTTCGTGCAGCCGATGCTGATCCCGGTCACCTTCTATGCCGACGCGGTCGAGGTCGGCACCGCCGAGGAGCACCAAGAGACGCTGTCGGCGCTGGGCTTCGACATCGCCGTGATGTCGCCCACCACGCTGGCGGTGCGCGCGGTGCCGGCGCTGCTCAAGAACGCCGACGCCCAGACGCTGGCGCGCGACGTGCTGCGCGACGTGCGCGAATACGGCGGCTCGCGCGTGCTGCTGGAGCGCCGCAACGAACTGCTGGGCACGCTGGCCTGCCACACCGCGGTGCGCGCCAACCGCAGCCTGACCATTCCCGAGATGAACGCGCTGCTGCGCCAGATGGAAGCCACCGAACGCTCCGACCAGTGCAACCACGGCCGCCCGACCTGGAGCCAGATGGCCCTGTCCGACCTGGACAAGCTCTTCCTGCGCGGCCAGTAA
- a CDS encoding ketopantoate reductase family protein, whose translation MRAAIVGAGSLGTIIGAFISKAGRDIHLIDSNAEHVRALNEHGATVTGSVNFTSPVCAFTPDALSGAYDLVFLLTKQTSTQETLSLLQAHLHADTTVCTLQNGIPELLVEKIVGKSRTVGGAVGFGATWLRPGVSSLTSSKEALENSAFEIGEMDGVERPRLALIKEYLECVGSTKILSNLMGIRFSKLLMNATFSGMSAALGCTFGEVLRDPRAMTCLAFIADECIKVAHAQAIRLVPMQGEDFERFKLGSALDIPGKMPLYRKIWSQHVALKASMLQDLEKGRATEIDYINGVVCRQGREHGVSTPFNDKVVEIVSAAQRRQALTSFDNLREFNGLLERHAGALPDGAAWAA comes from the coding sequence ATGCGGGCAGCAATCGTCGGCGCCGGATCGCTCGGCACCATCATCGGCGCCTTCATCAGCAAGGCCGGCCGGGATATTCATCTCATCGACAGCAACGCCGAACACGTCAGGGCGTTGAACGAGCATGGGGCCACCGTCACGGGGTCGGTCAACTTCACTTCGCCGGTCTGCGCGTTCACGCCTGACGCGCTGTCCGGCGCGTATGACCTGGTCTTCCTGCTGACCAAGCAAACCAGCACGCAGGAAACCTTATCCTTGCTGCAAGCGCACCTGCACGCGGACACCACCGTATGCACCTTGCAAAACGGCATCCCCGAGCTGCTCGTCGAAAAGATCGTTGGCAAGTCCCGCACCGTGGGCGGCGCCGTCGGATTTGGGGCGACATGGCTGCGGCCTGGCGTTTCGTCGCTCACATCGAGCAAGGAAGCCCTGGAGAACTCGGCGTTCGAGATCGGGGAGATGGACGGCGTCGAACGCCCCAGGCTCGCGCTCATCAAGGAGTACCTGGAATGCGTCGGGAGCACCAAGATCCTGAGCAATCTGATGGGCATCCGGTTTTCCAAGCTGTTGATGAATGCGACCTTCAGCGGCATGTCGGCCGCCTTGGGCTGCACGTTCGGCGAAGTGCTCCGCGATCCCAGGGCCATGACATGCCTGGCCTTCATTGCCGACGAATGCATCAAGGTCGCCCATGCCCAGGCGATTCGACTGGTCCCCATGCAGGGAGAGGATTTCGAGCGCTTCAAGCTCGGCAGCGCGCTCGACATCCCGGGCAAGATGCCCCTCTACCGAAAGATCTGGTCCCAGCACGTGGCGCTCAAGGCCAGCATGCTGCAGGACCTGGAAAAAGGCCGCGCCACCGAGATCGACTACATCAATGGCGTCGTCTGCCGCCAGGGGCGGGAGCACGGCGTTTCCACGCCCTTCAATGACAAGGTCGTCGAGATCGTGTCGGCGGCCCAGCGCCGGCAAGCCCTGACCTCGTTCGACAACCTCCGGGAATTCAACGGCCTGCTGGAACGCCATGCGGGCGCGCTCCCCGACGGCGCCGCCTGGGCAGCCTGA
- a CDS encoding 3-keto-5-aminohexanoate cleavage protein: MSRHNKKVIITCAITGAIHTPTMSAALPYKPEDIARQAIDAAKAGAAVLHLHARHPENGAVSIDPEHFMRFLPQIKAATNAVINLSTGGSLSNTMEERIAPAQRVSPEMTSLNMGSMNFSMHPLADRYKDWKFDWEEAYLRNSDSYIFRNTFRDIAFSAKELGEKHQVRFEHECYDVGHLYNLKFCVDAGMFKGPVFIQFIFGILGGIGADIENLVFMKRTADRLFGDQYQWSVLGAGAAQINFATTAATMGGHVRVGLEDSLFISRGKLATSNAEQVTKIRRILEDLGHEIASPDEAREILGLKGADKVSF, encoded by the coding sequence ATGTCTCGTCACAACAAGAAAGTCATCATCACCTGCGCCATCACCGGCGCGATCCACACTCCCACCATGTCCGCCGCCCTCCCTTACAAGCCGGAGGACATCGCCAGGCAAGCGATCGATGCCGCAAAAGCCGGGGCCGCGGTGCTCCACCTGCACGCCCGCCATCCTGAAAACGGCGCCGTGTCGATCGATCCCGAACACTTCATGCGCTTCCTGCCGCAGATCAAGGCGGCGACCAATGCGGTCATCAACCTGTCTACCGGCGGCAGCCTGAGCAATACGATGGAAGAGCGCATCGCGCCGGCCCAACGCGTTTCTCCCGAGATGACCTCGCTCAACATGGGCAGCATGAACTTCTCGATGCATCCTCTCGCAGACCGCTACAAGGACTGGAAATTCGACTGGGAAGAGGCGTACCTGCGCAATTCCGATTCCTACATCTTCCGCAACACGTTTCGCGATATCGCCTTCAGCGCGAAGGAGCTTGGAGAGAAGCACCAGGTCAGGTTCGAACACGAGTGCTACGACGTGGGCCACCTGTACAACCTGAAATTCTGCGTGGACGCCGGCATGTTCAAGGGCCCTGTCTTCATCCAGTTCATCTTCGGCATCCTGGGCGGGATCGGCGCCGATATCGAGAATCTCGTCTTCATGAAACGCACTGCCGATCGCCTTTTCGGCGACCAGTATCAATGGTCCGTATTAGGCGCCGGCGCCGCCCAGATCAATTTCGCGACGACCGCCGCAACCATGGGAGGCCACGTCCGGGTGGGCCTGGAAGACTCGCTCTTCATTTCCCGCGGGAAGCTGGCGACGTCGAATGCGGAGCAAGTGACCAAGATCAGAAGGATCCTGGAAGACCTCGGCCACGAGATTGCCAGCCCCGATGAAGCCCGGGAAATCCTCGGCCTGAAAGGCGCCGACAAGGTTTCTTTCTGA
- the miaA gene encoding tRNA (adenosine(37)-N6)-dimethylallyltransferase MiaA: MSSARPLAVAIMGPTASGKTAAALDIARRIPSEIISVDSALVYRGMDVGTAKPSPAELAEAPHHLIDIIDPADAYSAMQFRQDALRLAMEITARGRLPLLVGGTMLYFKVLRDGLDELPQADPALRAQLDDEAARVGMPAMHARLATLDPVTAARLKPNDSQRIQRALEITLLTGRPMSSLLSQKASEPLPFDLLPLALEPSERAVLHERIALRFDLMLAGGALEREVAGLRARGDLNLGLPSMRCVGYRQMWEYLDGEIDFAAMRDKGIVATRQLAKRQLTWLRSMPERIAIDCNRADATERVWNEVNQAVGARARP, encoded by the coding sequence ATGTCATCCGCACGTCCCCTGGCCGTGGCCATCATGGGCCCCACCGCCTCCGGCAAGACCGCCGCGGCGCTGGACATCGCGCGCCGCATCCCCAGCGAAATCATTTCGGTCGACTCGGCCCTGGTCTACCGCGGCATGGATGTGGGCACGGCCAAGCCCAGCCCGGCGGAGCTGGCCGAGGCGCCGCACCACCTGATCGACATCATCGACCCGGCCGACGCCTATTCGGCCATGCAATTCCGCCAGGACGCGCTGCGCCTGGCCATGGAAATCACCGCGCGCGGCAGGCTGCCGCTGCTGGTGGGCGGCACCATGCTCTACTTCAAGGTGCTGCGCGACGGCCTGGATGAATTGCCGCAGGCCGATCCGGCGCTGCGCGCCCAGCTCGACGACGAGGCCGCGCGCGTGGGCATGCCGGCCATGCACGCCCGGCTGGCGACGCTGGATCCGGTCACCGCCGCGCGCCTCAAGCCCAACGACAGCCAGCGCATCCAGCGCGCGCTGGAGATCACGCTGCTGACGGGGCGGCCGATGTCGTCGCTGTTGTCGCAGAAGGCGTCAGAGCCGCTGCCCTTCGATCTGCTGCCGCTGGCGCTGGAGCCCTCGGAACGCGCGGTCCTGCATGAACGCATCGCGCTGCGCTTCGACCTGATGCTGGCCGGCGGCGCGCTGGAACGGGAAGTCGCCGGCCTGCGCGCACGCGGCGACCTCAACCTGGGCCTGCCCTCGATGCGCTGCGTCGGCTACCGCCAGATGTGGGAATACCTGGACGGCGAGATCGACTTCGCCGCCATGCGCGACAAGGGCATCGTCGCCACCCGCCAATTGGCCAAGCGGCAACTGACCTGGCTGCGCTCGATGCCGGAGCGCATCGCCATCGACTGCAACCGGGCCGACGCCACCGAACGGGTATGGAACGAGGTCAACCAGGCTGTTGGTGCCCGGGCAAGGCCCTGA
- a CDS encoding AraC family transcriptional regulator: protein MSEILPKATERIYAPYKINAVVEVLAEQGIDAPLALAGTGLSPAQLHDPSALTSIRQFLTVCENAIALSRDPATPFEIGSRLHLSAYGMYGYALMSCLSLREYFRLAVKYRRLATPPFPAIWEERGATVTWRFPDSFVSPPSADMRRFLFELQLAITVTHVQEVAGFDCPPMQARIPYARPGHAALYRKFLACACEFDQPETQLLYDSAILDRKPKMAHQLTASLVQETCDRLLGQAKISEGATGEVYRVLMAVPGNFPSMEEVAERLNTTPRTLRRKLSLEETSFQQILDDVRSALAIEYLQSSKMSTDDIGMLLGFSDTANFRRALKRWTGKGLEELRLSSG from the coding sequence ATGTCGGAGATTCTGCCGAAGGCAACGGAGCGGATCTATGCGCCGTACAAGATCAATGCGGTAGTGGAGGTGTTGGCCGAGCAGGGCATCGACGCGCCATTGGCGCTGGCCGGAACCGGCCTGTCGCCTGCGCAGTTGCACGATCCAAGCGCGCTCACCTCGATCAGGCAGTTTCTGACTGTGTGCGAGAACGCGATCGCCCTGAGCCGGGATCCGGCAACGCCATTCGAGATCGGCAGCCGCCTGCACCTGTCGGCCTACGGGATGTATGGCTACGCGCTGATGTCGTGCCTCTCCCTGCGGGAGTATTTTCGTCTGGCCGTGAAATACCGGCGACTGGCGACGCCGCCCTTCCCGGCGATCTGGGAGGAGCGCGGCGCAACGGTGACGTGGCGTTTTCCGGACAGCTTCGTGTCTCCGCCATCGGCTGACATGAGGCGCTTCCTGTTCGAGCTCCAGCTGGCCATTACCGTCACGCATGTGCAGGAGGTGGCGGGTTTCGATTGCCCGCCGATGCAGGCGAGGATTCCTTACGCCCGTCCCGGGCACGCGGCGCTCTACAGGAAATTCCTCGCTTGCGCGTGCGAGTTCGATCAGCCGGAGACGCAACTGCTCTATGACAGCGCCATCCTGGACAGGAAACCGAAGATGGCGCATCAGCTCACGGCGTCCCTGGTCCAGGAAACATGCGATCGCCTGCTCGGGCAGGCAAAGATATCCGAGGGGGCGACAGGGGAGGTGTATCGGGTGCTGATGGCGGTGCCCGGGAATTTCCCGTCGATGGAAGAGGTGGCGGAGCGCTTGAATACGACGCCACGCACACTGCGGCGAAAACTGTCGCTTGAGGAAACCTCGTTCCAGCAAATCCTCGACGACGTGCGAAGCGCCTTGGCGATCGAGTACTTGCAAAGCTCGAAGATGAGCACCGACGATATCGGAATGCTGTTGGGATTCTCCGATACGGCGAACTTCCGCCGGGCGCTCAAGCGCTGGACCGGAAAAGGATTGGAGGAGCTGCGCCTTTCTTCCGGGTGA
- a CDS encoding NAD(P)-dependent oxidoreductase yields the protein MRPPPARRWPTCRNTCRNKRRSGARRIHSLRRGQAAPGFYFHRIISTIMKNIGFIGVGMMGQGMAHNLLAKGFKVSVMGHRNRKPVEELVAEGAREAASVQDLVDGADAVILCVTSSVQVEDLVFRAGGILESARSGQVVIDCSTSEPSSSVKIAERLAAKGIKFVDAPLARTPVEAMQGRLNTMVGADDATFAQVRPVLEAFCENIFHIGGTTSAQKLKLLNNFLAIGAATLAAEALAMCEAVGVDQRKFFEVVSKGGANSGIFQMLAGGILEGRADGMKFSIDNARKDLGYYNNMTAAAANSAMLGTAMEAALRKSSAEGLGGEMLGAMVGAHKARSAASK from the coding sequence ATGAGGCCGCCGCCGGCGCGCCGCTGGCCGACCTGTCGCAATACATGCCGAAATAAACGTCGAAGCGGCGCGCGACGCATCCATTCGCTCCGGCGCGGCCAGGCCGCGCCGGGTTTTTATTTTCACAGGATCATTTCAACAATCATGAAGAACATCGGATTCATCGGAGTAGGCATGATGGGCCAGGGCATGGCGCACAACCTCCTCGCCAAGGGTTTCAAGGTCAGCGTGATGGGCCACCGCAACCGCAAGCCGGTCGAGGAGCTGGTCGCCGAAGGCGCGCGCGAGGCGGCCAGCGTACAGGACCTGGTGGACGGCGCCGACGCCGTCATCCTGTGCGTGACCAGCTCGGTGCAGGTGGAGGACCTGGTGTTTCGCGCCGGCGGCATCCTGGAAAGCGCGCGCAGCGGCCAGGTGGTGATCGACTGCTCCACCAGCGAACCGTCGTCCAGCGTGAAGATTGCCGAGCGGCTGGCCGCCAAGGGCATCAAGTTCGTCGATGCGCCGTTGGCGCGCACGCCGGTGGAGGCCATGCAAGGCCGCCTGAACACCATGGTCGGAGCGGACGATGCCACCTTCGCGCAGGTCAGGCCGGTGCTGGAGGCGTTCTGCGAGAACATCTTCCATATCGGCGGCACTACCAGCGCCCAGAAGCTGAAGCTGCTCAACAACTTCCTCGCCATCGGCGCCGCCACCCTGGCGGCGGAGGCGCTGGCCATGTGCGAGGCGGTCGGCGTGGACCAGCGCAAGTTCTTCGAGGTGGTGAGCAAGGGCGGCGCCAACAGCGGGATCTTCCAGATGCTCGCCGGCGGCATCCTGGAAGGGCGTGCGGACGGCATGAAGTTCAGCATCGACAACGCCCGCAAGGATCTCGGCTACTACAACAACATGACGGCCGCAGCGGCCAATTCGGCGATGCTCGGGACGGCCATGGAAGCGGCATTGAGGAAAAGCAGCGCCGAGGGCCTGGGCGGCGAAATGCTGGGAGCCATGGTGGGCGCGCACAAGGCGAGGTCGGCCGCCAGCAAGTGA